Below is a genomic region from Amyelois transitella isolate CPQ chromosome 4, ilAmyTran1.1, whole genome shotgun sequence.
aattgaaaaattctctgcaactattaggagcgaagaaataatggaaaatgtgattaaaatgatgacttgacggcctctgtggcgcagcggtagtgcgcttgtctatgtcaccggaggtcccgggttcgaatcccggccagggcatgatgagaaacgaactttctctctgattggcctatttattaaaaaatatagtctctgcctacccctccgggaaagaggcgtgattttatgtatgtatagtatcgttgagatagtatctcgtaacacaagtctcgaacttacttcgaggctaactcaatctgtgtaatttgtctcgtatacatatatatatacataaaacggggatattatttatccttgagggcttcaatgatgcccaaaattactattccacgcggacgaagtcgcgggcacagctagtttattataaataataatttttcaatttcaacaagcttttaataaaataaatctaagaCAAAATTACCATTCCAACATGTTCACTACCAGACTACCAATTTAACAGAAGCGATTTCTCTATGATGGCGTATAGCGTCGTCGCCATACCATAATTTTTAAgcattgaataaaataaaatgtacctaaCAAATTGTAAACTTACAACCTAATTATTTAGACCTAGGTACAATATTTGCATTTTACGAGCGCTGCGGTCTTCTATCACGAACGCAACTCGCGATTGTCGTCGCCGAACGCGGCCGGGTATGTTCTCATTCAGTCACACTCACACCCCGATCTGTAATACTGCTCAATGGGAAAAAAATTCCCGTTGTGTAGCAGTGGTACACATTGCAACTATCGTTTTCCCAATGAGTAACACTGTTACACAATGGCACTTTGTATTCCGGAGatcagtaaaataaaacaagtggaaggatacaaaatttatttataatataataggaaaaaatatgtagatataatataaataggcCATAAAACAAACTtcataaatgttttgttaaaatatttcaataattattcAGTTTGCTTTAAGTAAATCAGATATATGAATCTCGTGAAGTTCACATCTTTCTTCCACTGTTCCGGATAGTTTTATtcatgtttatacatatattttacgaATTAttcacttaaaactttcaattCCACCAAAACACAAAAACCAAAACGAGTGTTCGACTTCGTATCGTATAGGTACGTACTagtaggaatgtgaaaaaaaaatcgattatggaaaaaatccatttttttaaagtaaaaatcgatttttatacgtgattttttttaaaattaataatcgattaaaaatcgatatttataatcatacaataaatgcactccgacattacgtttttgtcttctggcttggatcccggaacgcgaactgccaaagaatactatcatagctccataatattacattaacgccatctgtgcattctttctttgctcttaaaacagtttagatgattaatttaatcaaacattttcTAGATGGAATTAGTCGATGAATAGTGttttaccgacattcggttgatattttattcattattcgttgctgaaacttcatttttcaaacttgattgttaaaaactttaatttgtgttgattatacatataagaacttgctgtttttgttgtttgtttttaatgaataaatctattgatataatgtatacggcgtttattttgacataaattgaaaaattaggaaaaaatctatcaatataataaaatcgattattttcttaagaaaaatcgattatttgtgaatcgatttttcatacttaaaaaataaatcgattataaaaaaaatcgatttttttatcagcaatgtcacatccctacGTACTAGTTTATGACAGAAAAATAGTGTTGTTATTATTCACACTCCTTAGTACCACCTGTCACCGGTACAAACTTATTTGCCAAGCTGTAGTAGTTGTTGCTGTCAGTGTACGTACCTCCATGACGTACCTATTCAATTCACGTCATGGCAGTGAGTGCTATCAAAGTCAATTGATTTGTTGGGAGCACGAGCAATGTTGGGAATtcgaaaatattaagtaaaatttctttttttgttatttgataCCGTAGACTGAGTATTTCTTTATCTACGTATGATACAGaggaaatttattaaaattcttaattatctataaaaaaaatagctaaGTTGATTATATATGGGATAGGCATCCAAAAACTAAATAGAGATACTATTTATGGAATTTATGGAACTAAGTCAAATCGTGTGATTGCGTTGCTTACTTTGTACAATGTAATTGAACTACAATGTGGTATGATTTATCTATCAGTGTTGACACAAATGTTGCACATAACATGGACGTATCAAAGAGAATCACTACATTACGTGTGAGGTGAGGTATGCAAGTTGTGGTGCAGTGCTTGTTGTGTTCTTCGGTGTAACATTTTATCGTAAGACACGTTGAAAAAATGTCATTCAATATTAGTACAGAATCTTATGCTGTTTATATCATTGAGAAAAAGATGGAAAATCTTTGCAGAATATGTCTTCAAGAACCAGTCTTTGGAGTAGATCTGGCTTCTGAGGGTGAAGATTCCAAAAAAGCTTTAGAGAAGATTTATCTCTGTTTTCAAATTGTTCTTAATTTTCAGAAGTATTTGCCAAACAAGATTTGTGAGAACTGCATGCTAGAATTAAATATGGCAAATAGTTTTCGATTGAAGTGTATATCATTTGAAgagagatttgaaattaaattaaagcaaGTGAGTACTAATCAACAATCTTATAataacatcaatactttgcaagaaaacgaaaatataattgaaataaagctCACCGAGGAAACAATATCCTCTAACCAAATTGATGAAACAAATGATCCTGTGTCCCCTTACATTAATACTGAGTCTGAGTTTACGTCTGCTGACAAGTATTTACTTGAAAATGAAATGGAAAATACTTTCAATTATAAGTGTGAAATATGTGCCAAAATCCTAAAATCAAAAACATCATTGCTGAAGCACAAAACTTCAATGcataagaaaagaaaacatattgGAAAAGTAATAGGCTTCGGATCAGCTAGGCGATATCTTTGCACAAGTTGTTCTTATTCCACACCACATAGTCAAACACTAGTCAATCACATGAGAAGGCATAATGGAGAAAGACCATACAAGTGTGAATGTGGGAAAACTTTTACTCAGTCATCTAGTCTTGCAGCCCATCAGAAGACTCATAGTAATGCCACCTACTTCACATGCTCTATATGTGGCAAACAATTTAAGCATGCATTCACTTTGAAAAATCATCTACGAGTCCATGAGAATGGTACTTTAATGTGTAATATTTGCCAAAAAGTGTTGAAATCGAAACAAACGCTTAAATACCATATGCAGAGACATTTTAACATTCGAAATTACAATTGTGAAGATTGTGGGGATGTCTTTGTCACATCTTCAGAATTATTAAGTCATAGGAAGAAACACAGTACAGAAAAGGCAGTGGAATGTCACCTATGTCAATACAAAACTCGCACCAAAAAAAACCTGATCATTCATTTGAAAAGGTAAAATTTTGTTGAGACCATTGCTATCtgattttctgttttttatttcatattatgaTATCTTCAACTGCCAGCAGATAATGCTCACATGCATCAAATTTTAGCCTATgagttataatatttactattttcaGACATGCAGGAATCAAAACATTCAAATGTAACATTTGTGAAGTGACATTCTGCACTGGGGGTGAACTACAATGTCACCAGAGGGTGCATTCACGTGAAAAGACTTTCTCTTGTCCAACATGTGCCCAACAATTTGCTCACAGCTCCAGCCTCAACAAACACATGCGCACAGTCCATGGCCTCTCCTACAAGTGGGGAGACTTCAAACGTAAagaaaacgaaaataaaaaaataccttaccAATTTGAAAgcaaattattatcaaaataaaacatccaACTTCACAtgatacttttattacttatttcattaaataaattgttacgGAATTGAAACTTCCACAATCGAATGTCAACTACTTCCTACAAGTATGTCGCAACCTAAAATACAGCAATTAATCTATCCACTTAGTTAGATTCAATAtagcttaattaaaatataaataaaggccACCACATGATGATAAGTGGCAAGAGGACTGAATAAGATAAGACGTCTGTGTGTGcctcatattattaaaattttgctttGACAAAGTAACACaattacttttgcattttatataaaataaactactgCTACAGAGATGTTAGAGAGATTGTTGCGGTTCAATCTTCCTCATAGTCTTCATCAtcagatatatattttctctGCTTCCTTTTTCTTGGAGTGTTCTTGCTCTTGCCTTTTAGTTTTATCTTCATTTTCACTGAGCGGTTGGATTCGCCATCCGAATCCTCTTCATCTGTGATAAATGATAATGTAAAAGAAACATGATTTCATATAGAAAAGTTTcaatattgtgccgtgtggttttcggcacttagaatagaaccactccatgtatttcccatggatgtcttaaaatgcgactaaggaataggcttataaactttcaactctacttttaggcgatgggctagcaacctgtcactatttgaatctcaattctatcattaagccgaacagctgaatgtggcttatcagtcttttcgagactaatggctctgtctacctcacaaggaatatagacgtgattatatgtatgtatatgtaaaagtTACAAAGTATTCAAAGACAAAAGATGTGTTCGAGTTAAAATACACTGGATTTTGTCTGTGATTAATACTAGTCTGTTAATGACTTGTATTCTAACCTTTTTCATTATCATCAGATTCATCGGAGTTCTGCCCAGCCTCGTACCGACGCCGTAGTTCTATGAACACGTTGCGCAGCCGTACAGAGTCTTCGTATATAAGCGACGCTTCCTCGTTGTACGTCTGTGCGTTCGCACACAGTGTAAAGAAATCCCTTTCAAGGTCCGATATTTCGTTATACTgagaacattaaaaaaagcttAAATTAACATCAAGTTCCAATTTCTCTAAGGTAATAAatctatatacctacatacatttaatcacgtctttatctcttacggggtagacagagctaacagcctTGCAATTTGTGATTGTGTTTGTGATTGTCAATTTTTCCCGGAAAAATAGTGAACGCATTTTCATAAaactgtaatactcgtaattgtaaattaactagtcattaaataacaataaatttatagaaatttaagACGGGCAAAGTCGCAGGCGCAGGCAACAggcttatttcttttaaaatatcaatcaaaacatataataaaaaaaaattgtctgtacattaggtatattttcaaaaagataatttattacgatgaaaaaatagtaactgagcatgaatttgaaaataatgtctgttttttttattattaaataattaatattagtttttattatttaattaggtataattattattagtacagttcagaaattgtaatagtcacattttatttaaataaatataaacacaaaCGTTCActtattgtttgtaaattgtttGTATTTCCGGAACTACTGAACAAAGATGACTGaaacttttttgttgtatGGCTCTCATCTGGCTCTGGCCAACATacggtataatttattttggaatccGGATCAGCTAAACTATAGAATATTACCTATCGAAAAAACGgcttaacaaaagttgttcaacctgatgagcCTTTTCTGTTggcgtataaaaatcgaagattTGGAACACCTGATGCTGAACCATAACAGCACAGCTTAACTATAGGAAATATCGAAAagacgtcttaacaaaagtcGTTCAACCTGATGGGCATTTTCTGTTAGCGTATAAAAATAGGAGATCTGGAACACCAGATGGAGAACCATTACAGACTAGCTAACTCATACGAATTATGGAAAAGACGTCTTTGTAAAAGTTGTTCTAAAGAGCACTTAATtttagcgaaaaaaaaaattgaagatcTGGATCATGTGATGTGGAAGCTACAGGGACCAGCTACTTTGCAATAGGTATGTACggaaatttgagtaaatttaataacctgAACCTTCGTATTTGGAATAACCCtcaaacggagttgcgggaACAAGCTAGTGTactaattcaaaaaattcaaaatttttattcattattataggatacttcacatcgcttaataattgtcaaaacttttagtttcacaacattggttgacgtcaaataaattacttaaaacaagtaACAACTTAataagatagataaaacttaaacaaataaaaaataaattgtatttgtaCCTTTCCatcttctattctattcatgatCTTTTTAATGTCCAAAGGTTTTTTGATGACGTCATAATAATCTGGCAGCTCGCGTCGCGATGGTAGCTTCATGAAAGGCTCTGACAAAACTCTGCCATTTCTACAATGTGTAAAAAAgcaacatattaaaataaagtaacctAAACTTTATCTCTCCATACTGCATACCGTAAACAATAGCACTTACTCGTCAGCATAGTCGATCACTTTCTTCATTATATTCTTCAGGCGTttcttcaataaatttatttcagttttgCTCTTCTTCTTTGAAGAGCTTGGCGCTTCATCTTCATCAGAATCATCACGGCTGAAAAAAGTAcatttctataataataagaaaaatgttcaagagatttcatatattttgataataaatgaaTTCCCTTTACTGACAAATTAAttacaacattatttatttatttaatgcattTGATAgtaaatagtgccgtgtggttcctgggtgccgtgtggttcccggcactaatagaaaaaagaataggaccactccatctctttcccatggatgccgtaaaaggcgactaaggggtaagcttataaacttgggattcttcttttaggcgatgggctagcaacctgtcactatttgaatctcaattctatcttaaagccaaatagctgaacgtggccattttgtgattatatatatgtatgatagtaaataaaatagacaaGTAACGCTAAAATAAATGGATTCTGCTGGACAGTGTGCTCTCTGGCAGGGCCCGAAAACATTTGAAATTCTAGCCAAaatatttgcatacatatttagcaaattgtctacaaatatatacatataaaatcgTAAATATCATTGATTATCTGTGAATTTGGTTGTGCCAGGTAGCATcacattgtaaatttatttatactat
It encodes:
- the LOC106129377 gene encoding zinc finger protein 267-like isoform X1; this encodes MSFNISTESYAVYIIEKKMENLCRICLQEPVFGVDLASEGEDSKKALEKIYLCFQIVLNFQKYLPNKICENCMLELNMANSFRLKCISFEERFEIKLKQVSTNQQSYNNINTLQENENIIEIKLTEETISSNQIDETNDPVSPYINTESEFTSADKYLLENEMENTFNYKCEICAKILKSKTSLLKHKTSMHKKRKHIGKVIGFGSARRYLCTSCSYSTPHSQTLVNHMRRHNGERPYKCECGKTFTQSSSLAAHQKTHSNATYFTCSICGKQFKHAFTLKNHLRVHENGTLMCNICQKVLKSKQTLKYHMQRHFNIRNYNCEDCGDVFVTSSELLSHRKKHSTEKAVECHLCQYKTRTKKNLIIHLKRHAGIKTFKCNICEVTFCTGGELQCHQRVHSREKTFSCPTCAQQFAHSSSLNKHMRTVHGLSYKWGDFKRKENENKKIPYQFESKLLSK
- the LOC106129377 gene encoding gastrula zinc finger protein XlCGF52.1-like isoform X2, whose product is MLELNMANSFRLKCISFEERFEIKLKQVSTNQQSYNNINTLQENENIIEIKLTEETISSNQIDETNDPVSPYINTESEFTSADKYLLENEMENTFNYKCEICAKILKSKTSLLKHKTSMHKKRKHIGKVIGFGSARRYLCTSCSYSTPHSQTLVNHMRRHNGERPYKCECGKTFTQSSSLAAHQKTHSNATYFTCSICGKQFKHAFTLKNHLRVHENGTLMCNICQKVLKSKQTLKYHMQRHFNIRNYNCEDCGDVFVTSSELLSHRKKHSTEKAVECHLCQYKTRTKKNLIIHLKRHAGIKTFKCNICEVTFCTGGELQCHQRVHSREKTFSCPTCAQQFAHSSSLNKHMRTVHGLSYKWGDFKRKENENKKIPYQFESKLLSK